A portion of the Punica granatum isolate Tunisia-2019 chromosome 7, ASM765513v2, whole genome shotgun sequence genome contains these proteins:
- the LOC116215179 gene encoding xanthotoxin 5-hydroxylase CYP82C4-like, with product MSGNYNRWFRNNSDHVDLGIACLMNHPEALKKGWEELDTVVGRDRLVDDSDIPKLPYLQAVVKETARRYPSGPLLSPREATEDCTVAGYYISKGTQIMVNSWKVQHDPWV from the exons ATGTCTG GAAATTATAATAGATGGTTTCGAAACAACAGCGACCATGTTGACTTGGGCATAGCATGCCTCATGAACCATCCTGAAGCCCTCAAGAAGGGTTGGGAAGAGCTGGACACGGTCGTGGGTCGTGACCGTTTGGTTGATGATTCTGATATCCCTAAGCTTCCATATCTACAGGCAGTAGTGAAAGAAACGGCCCGCCGGTACCCGTCTGGTCCACTCTTGAGCCCACGGGAGGCCACTGAGGATTGCACCGTGGCTGGATACTACATCTCGAAAGGCACTCAAATTATGGTGAATTCATGGAAGGTTCAACACGACCCGTGGGTCTAA